A window of the Desulfopila inferna genome harbors these coding sequences:
- a CDS encoding response regulator: MSSIAMFPCKYTPVAGVIGELSTALELQIYADEKFIADTATEHNVHPDKIKEMMYGKTSVFNQFTLERELMVNRMRSVLAEVLDTHTAYLFHGFFTLLIPQRIAHVLKVLVVNKKQSRIDRAVLEGMSLKEAKRAVRNHDFSAYSWSDFLFQKEAYDKSLYDLVIPAAGKKQEELVDEITKRYHTTSVLRTAESQRAIDDFKIEVEVERILLNNGHKVKVSVEEGRINLVVQKSVYNFNRLVEELSELAAKAGGAGQVNVTRGADYNESIYRRQKFELPSKVLFVDDEKEFVQTVAQRLISRDVGTYGVYNGSDALDLIAEDRPDIMVLDLKMPGLHGIEVLRRTKELAPEVEVIILTGHGTNEDMEKCMKFGAFAYMNKPVDIEELSETIKKANEKLHGNAFDSNQIKKVEQIRGAN, translated from the coding sequence ATGTCATCAATTGCAATGTTTCCTTGTAAATATACTCCTGTTGCCGGGGTTATTGGTGAACTCTCTACTGCCCTTGAATTACAGATATATGCGGATGAAAAGTTTATAGCCGATACCGCGACCGAGCACAACGTTCATCCTGATAAAATAAAAGAAATGATGTATGGAAAAACATCTGTATTCAACCAGTTTACTCTGGAGCGAGAGCTCATGGTAAACAGGATGCGCTCGGTTCTTGCCGAAGTCCTGGATACTCATACCGCGTATCTGTTTCATGGTTTTTTCACCCTGCTGATTCCACAACGCATAGCACATGTTTTAAAGGTGCTTGTGGTCAATAAAAAACAGTCTCGGATCGATCGCGCCGTGCTGGAGGGTATGTCACTGAAGGAGGCCAAAAGAGCAGTAAGGAATCATGATTTCAGTGCCTATAGCTGGTCCGATTTTCTTTTTCAGAAAGAAGCTTATGATAAATCACTCTACGACCTCGTAATTCCTGCGGCGGGGAAGAAGCAGGAAGAATTGGTCGATGAAATCACCAAACGATACCATACTACTTCGGTTCTGCGCACTGCCGAATCTCAACGGGCTATCGATGATTTCAAAATCGAAGTCGAGGTAGAGCGGATCCTCCTCAACAATGGCCATAAGGTAAAGGTTAGCGTAGAGGAGGGCAGAATAAACCTTGTGGTGCAGAAGAGCGTGTACAACTTCAACAGACTGGTCGAAGAGCTGAGTGAGTTGGCAGCAAAGGCCGGTGGCGCAGGCCAGGTGAATGTGACCAGAGGTGCCGACTATAATGAATCGATCTATCGCAGGCAAAAATTTGAATTGCCTTCAAAAGTGCTTTTCGTTGATGACGAGAAGGAATTTGTGCAGACTGTGGCGCAGCGCCTGATCAGTCGCGATGTTGGAACCTATGGGGTATATAACGGTAGTGACGCCCTTGATCTGATAGCAGAAGACCGTCCCGACATCATGGTTCTGGATTTGAAGATGCCGGGCCTGCATGGTATCGAGGTACTGCGCAGAACCAAAGAACTGGCCCCCGAGGTCGAGGTGATCATTCTCACTGGTCACGGCACCAATGAGGATATGGAGAAATGCATGAAGTTCGGAGCATTCGCCTACATGAATAAACCGGTGGATATTGAAGAACTCTCCGAAACCATAAAAAAAGCCAATGAAAAACTGCATGGCAATGCATTTGATTCAAACCAAATAAAGAAAGTGGAGCAGATACGAGGAGCGAATTGA
- a CDS encoding response regulator → MKTRFGSNTELFDRLIQVLLISFVLMGFPEDIKAVQKTLRIGVLATRGAEQCLNDWTPTAEYLTRQIPDYRFVIVPLEHNQIIPSVKNQHVDFVFANSSYYVELEQEYGVNRIATIKEIRLDRVFSKYGGVIFCRSNRRDIKALSDLKGKSFMGVSEGSLGGWQMAWRDLQEKGIRPHRDFRSVSFGETHDEVVYAVRDGLVDIGTVRTNTLETLSAEGKINLEDFFIFPPLFDPEVTPPYFCSTREYPNWPMAKLKNTPDELAEKVTVALLGMQPDSPAALAGEYGGWTIPLNYQPVIEAMKELHLGPYQNSGQVTFSDLLRQYSHWIVFFFVIFCSHVIFTLLVMKLNRKIKSSHSILKKEMELHKIMDKELGLAKEQAEAATNAKSQFLANMSHEIRTPMNGIIAATELALEEPDTDEVKHYLQIVQNSAYTLLGIINDILDYSKIEAGQLELKDRVFRLDEMFDGVMDVFINQASEKGIELLVDIDKNTPRILRGDSLRLQQILTNLISNSIKFTAAEGTIIVSVRVADSNEVLNDDQVMLFFTVKDAGAGISPDYLPLLFEPFTQGDASSTRQHEGTGLGLSICKKFVTMMHGTIGVESVLGEGSTFYFTVRLQIAATILGSLFEVPQDIRGINILVVDDCAESRSIMSKMLTSLDFRVETLNSGVDVLRRLGADAKAAKNEVDLILMDWKMPAMSGVEAAHKIRNDLGLNLPIIIMTAYPREIHKSEAEQAGANGFLTKPILQSTLFDALMDAFGKNVIPKNGAQPLFTTKASIYKHHLKGSRILVAEDNPTNQDVVKAMLKTAGIIVTMANNGEEAVEKVENYEFDAVLMDVQMPKMDGYQATQHIRSMPGGQTLPIIAMTAHAMKGDEEKCLEAGMDGYIAKPLKQDRFFYTIWRILQKKVAKPDRLIADATSSDIDPSSQDSEIPFQKNNISPELLPGIDIEGVLRSTGLAYPAFVEILLGFYRDTEDTSAKIQDAVEKNNREDLQTLAHSLKGSGANIGAASLAKMAHELEQAYQNRPAAENLGEPAGGLKKELERVRTGIALLPKKEKDHPEKRPSLHVKKDLSAFLSVLAEAVERADPSEILGILTEISKNTTTQTASNRRLFLDLERHIRRYDYDQALLSIADLQRSMENQNE, encoded by the coding sequence ATGAAGACCAGATTCGGATCTAATACAGAATTGTTTGATCGGCTCATTCAAGTTCTTTTAATCTCCTTCGTCTTGATGGGTTTTCCAGAAGATATCAAGGCAGTACAAAAAACTTTGAGGATCGGTGTCTTAGCCACTAGAGGCGCAGAACAATGCTTAAACGATTGGACGCCCACCGCAGAATATCTCACCCGGCAAATCCCCGATTATCGTTTTGTCATCGTACCTCTTGAGCATAACCAGATTATTCCTAGCGTTAAAAACCAGCATGTTGATTTTGTCTTCGCCAATTCATCCTATTATGTGGAACTGGAGCAGGAATATGGTGTCAACAGGATTGCAACAATCAAAGAGATTCGACTCGATCGGGTTTTTTCGAAATACGGAGGCGTTATTTTCTGTCGCTCAAACCGCCGGGATATCAAAGCATTATCTGATCTAAAGGGGAAATCCTTTATGGGGGTTTCGGAAGGCTCCCTGGGTGGATGGCAAATGGCCTGGCGCGACTTACAGGAGAAAGGAATAAGACCGCATCGCGACTTCAGGAGTGTCAGTTTCGGAGAAACCCATGACGAGGTTGTCTATGCCGTTCGTGATGGTTTGGTTGATATCGGCACCGTCAGAACCAACACCCTTGAAACGCTCAGCGCTGAAGGTAAAATCAATCTCGAAGATTTTTTCATTTTCCCACCGCTCTTCGATCCGGAGGTCACACCCCCCTATTTCTGCTCAACCAGGGAATATCCCAATTGGCCTATGGCAAAACTCAAGAATACGCCCGACGAACTTGCCGAAAAAGTGACGGTGGCCCTTCTCGGAATGCAGCCGGATTCACCGGCGGCACTTGCAGGTGAATATGGAGGTTGGACAATTCCACTTAATTATCAGCCTGTCATAGAGGCGATGAAGGAGCTTCATCTGGGACCATATCAAAATTCCGGTCAGGTGACTTTTTCCGACCTATTGCGCCAGTACAGCCATTGGATAGTCTTCTTTTTTGTAATATTTTGCTCGCATGTGATTTTCACGCTTTTGGTTATGAAACTTAATCGCAAGATTAAATCTTCCCATTCCATCCTCAAGAAAGAAATGGAGCTCCATAAAATAATGGATAAGGAACTGGGGCTGGCCAAAGAACAAGCCGAGGCGGCCACCAACGCCAAAAGTCAATTTCTTGCCAATATGAGCCATGAGATTCGCACCCCGATGAATGGGATTATAGCCGCAACCGAGTTGGCCCTTGAAGAACCCGATACCGATGAAGTCAAGCATTACCTCCAGATTGTCCAGAACTCGGCATATACCTTACTCGGAATAATCAATGATATCCTTGATTATTCTAAAATCGAGGCCGGTCAGCTTGAACTCAAGGATCGGGTATTCCGGCTTGACGAGATGTTTGATGGAGTAATGGATGTATTTATCAATCAAGCCTCGGAAAAAGGGATAGAACTTTTGGTTGATATTGACAAGAATACACCGCGAATATTACGCGGAGACTCTTTGCGACTTCAACAAATCCTCACTAATCTGATTAGCAATTCCATAAAATTCACCGCCGCGGAAGGCACCATCATAGTCAGTGTCAGAGTCGCAGACAGCAACGAGGTACTGAATGATGACCAGGTAATGCTTTTCTTTACTGTAAAAGACGCGGGCGCCGGTATCTCCCCGGATTACCTTCCCCTGCTCTTTGAGCCGTTCACCCAGGGTGATGCATCATCGACCAGGCAGCACGAAGGAACCGGGCTGGGTTTGAGTATCTGTAAAAAATTTGTGACAATGATGCACGGAACAATCGGAGTAGAAAGTGTGTTGGGAGAAGGCAGTACTTTTTACTTTACCGTAAGGCTGCAAATTGCAGCGACAATACTCGGCAGCTTGTTCGAGGTGCCGCAGGATATCAGAGGCATAAATATTCTGGTTGTCGATGACTGTGCTGAAAGCCGAAGTATCATGTCAAAGATGCTGACCTCGCTGGATTTCCGGGTTGAGACCCTTAATTCCGGCGTTGACGTCCTGCGGAGGCTGGGGGCAGATGCCAAGGCGGCAAAAAATGAAGTGGATCTGATCTTGATGGATTGGAAAATGCCCGCCATGAGCGGCGTGGAGGCGGCTCATAAAATTCGCAATGATCTCGGTCTCAACCTGCCGATTATCATCATGACGGCATATCCGCGCGAAATACACAAAAGCGAAGCCGAACAGGCGGGAGCAAACGGCTTCCTGACTAAACCCATTTTACAATCGACTCTTTTCGATGCACTCATGGACGCTTTCGGCAAAAACGTTATTCCTAAAAATGGCGCTCAACCCCTCTTCACCACAAAAGCTTCCATTTACAAACATCATCTGAAAGGAAGCAGGATATTGGTTGCCGAAGATAATCCTACCAACCAGGATGTGGTCAAAGCCATGCTCAAAACCGCCGGCATCATCGTCACCATGGCAAACAACGGAGAAGAGGCCGTTGAAAAGGTGGAAAATTATGAGTTCGATGCAGTTCTCATGGATGTTCAAATGCCGAAGATGGATGGCTATCAGGCGACACAACACATTCGCTCCATGCCCGGCGGTCAGACCTTGCCCATCATTGCCATGACTGCGCATGCCATGAAGGGCGATGAAGAAAAATGTCTGGAAGCCGGGATGGATGGCTACATCGCCAAGCCTCTCAAGCAGGATCGTTTCTTTTATACAATTTGGCGTATTTTACAGAAAAAAGTCGCAAAACCGGATAGGCTCATTGCCGATGCAACATCCTCAGATATCGATCCCTCTAGTCAAGATAGCGAAATACCATTTCAAAAAAACAACATTAGTCCAGAACTGCTCCCTGGCATAGATATAGAGGGGGTGCTGCGATCAACCGGGCTGGCTTACCCGGCATTTGTGGAAATTCTCCTGGGTTTTTATCGGGACACGGAAGATACCTCCGCAAAAATACAGGATGCTGTGGAAAAAAATAACAGAGAAGATCTGCAGACCCTGGCTCATAGCCTGAAGGGCAGTGGAGCCAATATCGGGGCGGCTTCTTTGGCAAAGATGGCGCATGAACTTGAACAGGCCTACCAAAATCGCCCCGCCGCTGAAAATCTTGGTGAACCAGCCGGGGGACTCAAAAAGGAGCTTGAGCGGGTTCGAACAGGTATTGCTTTGTTGCCAAAAAAAGAAAAAGACCATCCTGAAAAACGCCCCAGTCTGCATGTGAAAAAAGATTTATCGGCTTTTCTCTCTGTTCTGGCGGAAGCCGTGGAACGAGCAGACCCTTCTGAAATTCTGGGAATTCTGACAGAGATCAGTAAAAACACAACCACACAGACAGCTTCAAACCGGCGTCTTTTTCTGGACCTGGAAAGGCACATTCGCCGCTATGATTACGACCAGGCCCTTCTCTCAATAGCAGATTTACAAAGGAGCATGGAAAATCAAAATGAATGA
- a CDS encoding response regulator: MNESQSLILIVDDNATNIDVLVRTLEKEHRLGIAKNGKNALTYAIKFQPDLILLDIMMPEMNGYDVCARLKENPDTNGIPVIFITARSAMVDKTKAFEIGAVDYITKPFHAAEVKARVKTHLTLAEMKNRLSHQNELLEQKVEKKTSEIKEMLQGSILSMSLMSEIRDPYTAGHQQRVAQLACALARDLGLSASIIEGIRIAAILHDVGKIRTPVSILTRTGQLLDAEMAVIKIHSQVGFEILKNIPFPWPCAQIVLQHHERLDGSGYPFGLRDNDILLEAKILAVADVTEAISSFRPYRPAQGIDAAMNEIKKHRGTTYDADVADACLNLFQTSSFQFNDTNDRALTPPADSTMSVSTIVD, from the coding sequence ATGAATGAATCGCAATCTTTGATTCTAATTGTTGACGATAATGCAACTAATATAGATGTGCTGGTGCGGACTCTGGAAAAGGAACATCGGCTTGGAATTGCCAAAAATGGCAAAAATGCGCTCACCTACGCTATAAAATTTCAGCCGGATCTCATCCTTCTGGACATCATGATGCCTGAGATGAATGGCTATGATGTCTGTGCCAGACTTAAGGAAAATCCAGATACCAACGGCATCCCGGTTATTTTTATTACGGCCAGAAGTGCTATGGTTGATAAGACAAAAGCCTTTGAAATTGGCGCGGTCGATTATATTACCAAACCTTTTCATGCAGCTGAGGTCAAGGCCAGAGTAAAGACTCATCTCACCCTGGCAGAAATGAAAAACAGGCTCAGCCACCAAAATGAGCTGCTCGAGCAAAAGGTTGAGAAAAAGACCTCGGAGATCAAGGAAATGCTTCAGGGCAGTATTCTGAGCATGTCACTCATGTCGGAGATCCGGGACCCTTATACCGCCGGGCATCAACAACGCGTTGCCCAGCTGGCCTGCGCCCTTGCCAGAGATTTGGGATTATCTGCCTCAATTATTGAGGGTATTCGTATAGCCGCTATTCTCCATGATGTCGGAAAAATCAGGACTCCGGTTTCAATCCTGACCAGAACCGGGCAGCTCCTCGATGCTGAAATGGCGGTGATCAAAATCCATTCGCAGGTAGGGTTTGAAATCCTAAAAAATATCCCCTTCCCATGGCCCTGTGCCCAAATCGTTCTGCAGCACCATGAGCGGCTCGACGGCAGCGGATATCCTTTTGGGCTCCGCGATAACGATATCCTTCTTGAAGCAAAGATCCTGGCAGTTGCCGATGTAACGGAAGCGATCAGTTCATTCAGACCTTATCGACCCGCTCAGGGAATCGATGCGGCCATGAATGAAATCAAAAAACATCGAGGCACAACCTATGATGCCGATGTGGCTGATGCCTGTCTAAACCTCTTCCAAACAAGCTCATTTCAGTTTAACGATACAAACGACAGAGCCCTTACGCCGCCAGCAGATTCAACCATGTCGGTGTCTACAATTGTCGATTAA
- a CDS encoding sigma-54 interaction domain-containing protein, with amino-acid sequence MKIPVDLDIATLLEGFPHPVMILDENLRLVAMNRLMEAITGYDALKVKGVHGELVVRSNTGNSRCQLYNQVLQSGEAVSVTGDILTCYRRKIPVQYTVSILRREGGVNCGLLVIAEDISARVSETNLVMRDHDAIELIGYSPKMQKVFDMIPLLAQTDASVLITGETGTGKDKIAEIIHMKSSRARFPFIKVNCGALPSGLLESELFGHVKGAFTGATRNKPGMFKLADKGTLFLTEIGDMPLSLQVKLLTVLDDRKFVPVGGEEKISVDVRIVAATHRSLRDQVRRETFREDLFYRLNVLQVHLPPLREREGDVRYLLDHFREKFTRALGKTIVGFSPNALQPLLDYHYPGNVRELSNIVEYSVNICKRKKINKEHLPPYLFEKQNEDVSHPEVEGTRPGPGRWKERVVVPEHEESSESWGDIERQMIIDALKENKGIKTRTAESLGWGRMKLWRKMKNYGLQD; translated from the coding sequence ATGAAAATACCCGTTGACCTTGATATTGCCACCTTATTGGAGGGATTTCCTCATCCGGTAATGATCCTGGATGAGAACCTCCGGCTCGTTGCCATGAACCGGCTAATGGAAGCGATAACCGGCTACGACGCCCTTAAAGTAAAAGGCGTACACGGCGAGCTGGTAGTGCGCAGCAATACCGGGAATTCCCGCTGCCAGCTGTATAATCAGGTATTGCAGAGTGGTGAGGCGGTTTCGGTCACCGGGGATATTCTTACCTGTTATCGCCGCAAGATCCCGGTGCAATATACCGTGTCGATCCTGCGGCGGGAGGGCGGCGTCAACTGCGGCCTGCTGGTGATCGCCGAGGATATATCCGCCCGGGTGTCAGAGACAAACCTGGTGATGCGTGATCACGATGCCATCGAGCTGATTGGTTACAGTCCCAAGATGCAGAAAGTTTTCGACATGATTCCGCTGCTGGCCCAGACCGACGCCTCGGTGCTGATAACCGGCGAAACCGGAACGGGCAAAGACAAGATAGCTGAAATCATTCATATGAAATCCTCGAGAGCCCGTTTTCCCTTCATCAAGGTCAACTGCGGAGCCCTGCCTTCAGGGCTCCTTGAGTCAGAACTATTCGGGCATGTGAAAGGCGCTTTTACCGGGGCGACCCGGAATAAGCCCGGTATGTTCAAACTCGCCGACAAAGGCACACTTTTCCTCACCGAGATTGGTGATATGCCTTTATCGCTTCAGGTGAAACTGCTCACCGTTCTGGATGACAGAAAGTTTGTGCCGGTGGGAGGAGAGGAGAAGATCAGCGTAGATGTCAGAATTGTTGCGGCAACTCATCGATCCTTGCGAGACCAGGTACGCAGGGAAACCTTCCGCGAAGACCTCTTCTATCGACTCAATGTTCTTCAGGTTCATCTTCCGCCTCTGCGGGAACGCGAAGGAGATGTCCGCTACCTGCTTGATCATTTTCGGGAAAAATTCACCAGAGCACTTGGTAAGACAATCGTTGGGTTCTCGCCCAATGCTCTGCAGCCCTTGCTTGATTATCACTATCCGGGCAATGTCAGGGAGCTGAGCAATATTGTCGAATATTCGGTGAATATCTGCAAACGTAAAAAGATAAACAAAGAACACCTTCCCCCATATCTGTTTGAAAAACAGAACGAAGATGTTTCTCACCCGGAAGTCGAGGGAACTCGGCCTGGTCCTGGCAGGTGGAAGGAGAGGGTGGTTGTTCCGGAACATGAAGAGAGCAGCGAGAGCTGGGGGGATATCGAGCGGCAGATGATCATCGATGCTCTTAAGGAGAATAAAGGAATCAAGACCAGAACCGCTGAAAGCCTGGGTTGGGGAAGGATGAAACTCTGGCGTAAAATGAAAAATTACGGGCTGCAGGATTAG
- a CDS encoding response regulator, producing the protein MEKHLNAKVLLVDDEEDFIHTLSQRLEVRGLKVTGATRGADAVDLVDKQEFDAIVLDLAMPGMDGLETLKKIRENHPEAEIIILTGHASVKTSIEAMKLGAEDYLEKPVDMQDLLKKIEEAKHKRILVLRKQSKKEIEKILKSKAW; encoded by the coding sequence ATGGAGAAACACTTGAACGCAAAAGTCCTGCTGGTGGATGACGAAGAAGATTTTATCCATACCCTTTCCCAGAGACTGGAGGTCCGTGGCCTCAAGGTAACAGGGGCAACCAGAGGAGCAGATGCCGTTGATCTGGTGGATAAACAGGAGTTCGATGCCATTGTGCTGGATCTGGCAATGCCGGGCATGGATGGACTAGAGACGCTGAAGAAAATTCGGGAAAATCATCCCGAGGCGGAAATAATCATCCTTACCGGACATGCCTCGGTCAAAACAAGTATTGAGGCGATGAAGCTGGGCGCCGAGGATTATTTGGAAAAACCTGTAGATATGCAGGATCTGTTGAAGAAAATAGAAGAGGCTAAACATAAGCGGATCCTGGTTTTGCGGAAACAGTCCAAGAAAGAGATCGAAAAGATTTTGAAGAGTAAAGCGTGGTGA
- a CDS encoding sensor histidine kinase, whose amino-acid sequence MLRYTHQIDSTLHELVRKELVLYQIAGDMELALANQKGFLTYYLVDGDGKWLESLGKYRQVFQQSLDQAYQLEPSGRQKETLDRIAMKYKSYIEAKDVVVENYKKTAFGVQPSISYLHEQQRDVFFQLLERCRAFSFDQWKSLVETENITIQRSSKLRATVYGAIILFMSLCGLFLFVLYKHILGPIRGLAIETGSSPKESTKDEVVSLSQSLKGMMKDFDETHDELAKSRKHLLQAERMAMIGELAAGVAHTIRNPFTSIKMRMFSLTRTLDLADTQHEDLKVISDEIGRIDNIVQNFLEFARPPKLKLEECRVSDLIKSVIILMEYRLKEYDAELRYISQPDLPRIMVDADRLKEALVNLITNSCEAMGRGGIIEITEQLERDPEMGHIAVITLRDNGPGIPESIRYKVMAPFFTTKEEGSGLGLSIVNRIVKEHRGKLLLSPSSEKNAEFIIKLPVRGYIHEPDTHN is encoded by the coding sequence ATGCTCAGGTACACTCACCAAATCGACTCAACACTTCACGAATTAGTGAGAAAAGAGCTTGTCCTCTACCAAATCGCTGGAGACATGGAGCTTGCACTGGCCAATCAAAAAGGTTTCCTCACGTATTATCTCGTTGATGGAGATGGTAAATGGCTCGAGTCTCTGGGAAAATATCGCCAGGTTTTTCAACAAAGTCTCGACCAGGCATACCAATTGGAGCCCAGTGGAAGGCAAAAAGAAACTCTTGATCGTATTGCCATGAAATACAAGAGCTACATAGAGGCAAAGGATGTCGTAGTTGAGAATTATAAAAAAACCGCCTTTGGGGTTCAACCAAGCATATCGTACCTTCATGAGCAGCAACGGGATGTTTTTTTCCAACTCCTGGAACGCTGTCGAGCATTCAGCTTTGATCAATGGAAATCTCTTGTAGAAACGGAAAATATTACCATCCAGCGCTCCAGCAAATTAAGAGCAACGGTTTATGGCGCCATTATTCTTTTCATGAGCTTATGCGGGCTTTTCCTTTTTGTTCTCTACAAACATATTCTCGGCCCTATTCGCGGACTGGCCATTGAGACGGGAAGCTCGCCAAAGGAGAGCACCAAAGATGAAGTTGTTTCTTTGAGCCAATCCTTAAAAGGGATGATGAAGGATTTTGATGAAACGCATGATGAACTTGCGAAAAGCAGGAAACATCTTCTCCAGGCTGAAAGAATGGCAATGATCGGCGAACTGGCTGCCGGGGTCGCGCATACCATTCGGAATCCTTTCACTTCAATTAAAATGAGGATGTTCTCCCTGACCCGCACTCTTGATCTTGCCGACACCCAGCATGAAGATCTCAAAGTCATCTCTGATGAGATTGGCAGGATAGACAACATCGTCCAGAATTTCCTTGAATTCGCCAGACCGCCAAAACTCAAGCTGGAAGAATGCCGAGTCTCCGACTTGATTAAATCAGTAATAATATTAATGGAATACCGGCTGAAAGAGTACGATGCCGAGCTTCGTTATATCAGCCAACCGGATCTTCCCAGGATCATGGTCGATGCCGACAGGCTCAAGGAAGCGCTGGTCAATCTCATCACGAACTCCTGTGAGGCAATGGGTCGTGGCGGTATTATCGAAATAACGGAACAACTGGAGAGAGATCCCGAAATGGGACATATTGCCGTTATTACCCTGCGAGATAACGGCCCTGGTATACCGGAATCGATTCGCTATAAAGTTATGGCTCCATTCTTCACCACCAAAGAAGAAGGCTCAGGCTTGGGACTCAGCATAGTCAACAGGATCGTCAAGGAACACAGAGGAAAGCTGCTGCTCTCCCCATCATCCGAAAAGAACGCTGAATTCATCATTAAATTACCAGTAAGAGGATATATTCATGAGCCTGATACTCATAATTGA
- a CDS encoding SLC13 family permease: MLGVGLFSLIYWCPPWPDAVDPLGEHFVLNKEAKGALAIFALAATWWVFEVVPIGITSLAIGTLQALFLIRSPSAAFKDFMDPSVLFIFGSIVIGMVFTKTGLTKRLAYKMLSIVGERTSMIYLGCFVMTAALAHFMAHTAVAATMFPLLMTIHSLYSEETGPTRFGKGLFIGMAYVAGAGSIITLLGAARGAVALGFYKDIMNVDISFFELSMYMFPIGWLMVFLLWGFFMILCRPEKSRIEGLKERAGRMYTELGAWSRSEIATVMLVLATILVIALKNFIPALSGLDKTGIMLCSTIAFFLLSILTLEDLEEIPWNIILLFAGAMSIGFCLWETGAAKWLAVNWLQLFKDAPGIVFVLGMAFFVMIMTNFIMNVAAIAISLPVALVIAPYLGVTGEVILFSSLVVAGMPFLLLVGAAPNAIAYSSKQFTTAEFVMYGVPASILLMLVTWLAVTVIWPLMGMQVSIPLS; encoded by the coding sequence ATGTTAGGTGTTGGTCTGTTTTCCCTGATTTACTGGTGTCCGCCTTGGCCCGATGCCGTTGATCCCCTGGGTGAGCATTTTGTTCTCAACAAGGAGGCCAAGGGAGCTTTGGCTATTTTTGCTTTGGCGGCCACCTGGTGGGTTTTTGAAGTAGTGCCCATAGGCATCACCAGTCTGGCCATAGGAACTCTGCAGGCCCTCTTTCTAATTCGAAGTCCCAGTGCCGCATTTAAAGACTTCATGGATCCTTCAGTATTGTTTATTTTCGGTTCGATCGTCATCGGCATGGTTTTTACCAAGACCGGACTGACCAAGCGGCTCGCTTACAAGATGCTCTCCATAGTCGGAGAAAGAACCAGCATGATCTATCTGGGGTGTTTCGTCATGACAGCCGCTCTCGCTCATTTTATGGCGCATACGGCGGTTGCGGCTACCATGTTTCCGCTGTTGATGACGATTCATTCTCTCTACAGTGAGGAGACAGGACCAACCAGATTCGGCAAGGGATTGTTTATCGGTATGGCGTATGTGGCGGGCGCAGGAAGTATCATCACCCTGCTGGGTGCCGCCCGGGGAGCCGTGGCACTTGGTTTCTATAAAGATATAATGAATGTGGATATCAGTTTTTTCGAGCTGAGCATGTATATGTTCCCGATTGGCTGGCTTATGGTCTTTCTGCTCTGGGGCTTTTTTATGATACTCTGCCGTCCTGAAAAAAGCAGAATTGAAGGTCTGAAAGAGCGTGCCGGTCGAATGTATACGGAGCTGGGAGCCTGGAGTCGCAGTGAGATTGCCACGGTGATGTTGGTTCTGGCTACAATCCTGGTAATTGCGTTGAAGAATTTCATTCCCGCACTTTCCGGTCTTGATAAGACGGGCATAATGCTTTGTTCAACCATCGCCTTCTTTCTCCTCAGTATTCTTACGTTGGAAGACCTGGAGGAGATTCCCTGGAATATTATTCTTCTTTTTGCAGGAGCGATGTCAATAGGGTTTTGTCTGTGGGAGACCGGAGCTGCCAAATGGCTGGCGGTGAACTGGCTGCAGCTCTTTAAGGATGCCCCCGGCATTGTTTTCGTGCTCGGCATGGCTTTTTTTGTTATGATAATGACTAACTTCATCATGAATGTGGCAGCCATTGCCATATCATTGCCGGTTGCTTTGGTTATAGCACCCTATCTGGGAGTTACAGGAGAAGTGATCCTTTTTTCCTCATTGGTTGTTGCCGGCATGCCTTTCCTGTTGCTTGTCGGAGCGGCGCCCAATGCCATTGCTTATAGTTCGAAGCAGTTTACAACCGCTGAATTTGTGATGTATGGTGTTCCTGCAAGCATCTTATTGATGCTGGTTACCTGGCTGGCGGTTACGGTGATCTGGCCGTTGATGGGCATGCAGGTTTCGATACCCTTGTCTTGA